The following are encoded in a window of Solidesulfovibrio magneticus RS-1 genomic DNA:
- a CDS encoding DUF932 domain-containing protein, whose translation MKGKLTTLGKVMEKVERMSVNCHDQIVPVRHIEFNDLESIRVGTEVHELRHMAQRSLSYRLGVPLQYLKKCPPELQAQNLNHWLARERNEDLYLRFDGDDVRAVFTPRYVPVDNMTVLHKLAEMGFGEELEVQCYLDHEFMSLSILDQGQEFAVNGNDRVRPGISIGNSEIGLAALSISAFLLRLVCTNGLISKTEVEASYRHISTRILDEFPTAIGDVGAKLLDEKQRLQFSLESEVKEPIATMKSFNRQFQLGKQEVEAVEWAWPQEQGETMFHVINAYTKAAQYPRLTAESGYRLQRVGGMILGMVN comes from the coding sequence GTGAAAGGCAAGCTGACGACCCTGGGGAAGGTGATGGAGAAGGTGGAACGGATGTCCGTAAACTGCCATGACCAGATTGTGCCGGTGCGCCATATCGAATTCAATGACCTGGAATCGATTCGAGTCGGCACTGAGGTGCATGAGTTGCGGCACATGGCCCAGCGATCGTTGTCGTATCGGTTGGGTGTGCCGCTGCAATATCTGAAGAAGTGCCCGCCCGAGTTGCAAGCGCAGAACCTGAACCATTGGCTGGCCAGGGAACGCAATGAGGATCTTTATCTTCGATTCGACGGCGATGATGTCAGGGCCGTGTTCACCCCTCGCTACGTGCCTGTGGATAACATGACGGTTTTGCACAAACTTGCCGAGATGGGCTTTGGCGAGGAGCTTGAGGTGCAATGTTACCTGGATCACGAGTTCATGTCGCTTTCCATCCTTGACCAAGGGCAGGAATTTGCTGTTAATGGAAACGATCGCGTAAGGCCCGGGATTTCCATTGGCAATTCCGAGATCGGATTGGCGGCGTTGTCCATTTCGGCGTTCCTGTTGCGACTGGTGTGCACCAACGGGCTCATTTCGAAGACGGAAGTCGAGGCTTCGTATCGCCACATTTCGACGCGGATTCTGGATGAGTTCCCCACGGCCATTGGCGATGTCGGTGCCAAGTTGTTGGATGAGAAGCAAAGGCTCCAGTTTTCCCTGGAGTCGGAAGTGAAGGAGCCGATTGCGACCATGAAGTCATTCAACCGCCAGTTTCAGCTTGGGAAGCAGGAAGTGGAAGCCGTTGAATGGGCGTGGCCGCAGGAGCAGGGCGAGACCATGTTCCATGTGATTAACGCCTACACCAAGGCGGCCCAGTACCCTCGGCTGACGGCAGAGAGTGGCTATCGGCTGCAGCGTGTCGGCGGGATGATCCTGGGGATGGTCAACTGA
- a CDS encoding transposase gives MEKQEGLHPARRWVVERTFAWLKGFRGIRTRYCLYLSTFIAFVKLACAIIVFRKSYARQ, from the coding sequence ATTGAGAAGCAAGAAGGCCTTCATCCTGCTCGTCGTTGGGTCGTAGAACGCACATTCGCTTGGCTGAAAGGATTTCGCGGTATTCGAACGAGATATTGCCTCTATCTATCAACCTTCATTGCCTTTGTAAAACTGGCCTGTGCAATTATCGTGTTCAGGAAGAGCTATGCACGGCAATAG
- a CDS encoding transposase — translation MFAQKKDAAEGLGANPTDRGRSGTKIHLHVDQQGTPLGIIVVGANVHDSRLVGLTIGNNSDLVSMCLMFAQTAITCAWTKGMIIHACMKKCIHMGLKRIFAPEGKRKLRSKKAFILLVVGS, via the coding sequence CTGTTCGCACAAAAAAAAGATGCGGCTGAAGGCCTTGGAGCGAATCCCACAGATAGAGGACGCTCTGGAACAAAGATCCATTTGCATGTTGACCAACAAGGGACACCTCTCGGAATTATTGTCGTTGGGGCAAATGTTCACGACAGTCGACTAGTTGGCTTAACGATCGGAAATAATAGCGATCTTGTTTCCATGTGTTTAATGTTTGCGCAGACAGCCATCACTTGTGCCTGGACAAAGGGTATGATTATCCACGCGTGCATGAAGAAGTGTATTCATATGGGTTTGAAGCGCATATTCGCTCCCGAGGGTAAGAGAAAATTGAGAAGCAAGAAGGCCTTCATCCTGCTCGTCGTTGGGTCGTAG
- a CDS encoding transposase, which yields MSTPYDFTELPDGLWAKFEPLLEPFKRKRSGGSPPISSRSIINGIIFRLKTGCQWNMIPKCYGSKSTIHDHYRRGAKHGVFDQLMKICLEDYHRQQGLHLSWQSMDGSLIQAPVRTKKRCG from the coding sequence ATGAGTACGCCGTATGATTTCACCGAACTGCCGGACGGGTTATGGGCAAAATTTGAACCGCTCCTTGAGCCGTTTAAGCGAAAGCGTTCTGGCGGAAGCCCTCCGATATCCTCTCGAAGCATAATCAACGGCATCATCTTCCGCCTGAAAACAGGATGTCAGTGGAATATGATCCCAAAATGCTATGGATCAAAAAGTACTATTCATGATCACTATCGCCGAGGGGCGAAACATGGGGTCTTTGACCAATTGATGAAAATATGCCTGGAAGATTATCATCGCCAGCAAGGTCTTCATCTTTCCTGGCAATCTATGGACGGCTCTTTGATTCAGGCACCTGTTCGCACAAAAAAAAGATGCGGCTGA
- a CDS encoding ATP-binding protein: protein MAERHERGSVIITTNLGFADWPQFFGDATLDSGLARSPDPQGVHH from the coding sequence ATGGCGGAACGCCACGAGCGAGGATCGGTCATCATTACGACGAATCTTGGCTTTGCGGACTGGCCCCAGTTCTTTGGGGACGCGACCCTTGACAGCGGCCTTGCTCGATCGCCTGACCCACAAGGCGTTCATCATTAG